From Saprospiraceae bacterium, one genomic window encodes:
- a CDS encoding trypsin-like peptidase domain-containing protein — protein sequence MTKQLWIIVASTALLASTLTWALHHFIYIDSYTALQQSDKSHLENQQVLERLIKSDRIHSNLHSSAPTHFIEAAKISTPAVVFIECIQDGQDLMPMVNKGVSTGSGVIISPDGYIVTNNHVIEKAKSIQIMLNDNHEYQAKLIGTDPNTDLAVLKIEATGLPYLLFGNSDSAQIGEWVLAVGNPFRLQSTVTAGIISAKARNINILNNQQYRIESFIQTDAAVNPGNSGGALVNSEGELIGINTAIMTFTGRYEGYSFSIPSNLVRKVVYDLQEFGNVQRGLLGVTIENVDNQRAKQYGLERIAGVYISNITKDGAADEAGLRPDDIILEVNDRIVHSVSELQEIIGRFRPGTPVSLAYWRNGSKFSTKAILKNQINSTELISTRRDPVLVEYGFELRDLSEKEIANIKTKGVRVLSIYRESKIWNTNMIPNYIITHVNGQKVNSVDELIKAMEKSNDKISFDGFYEEYRGRYPYSFNKNQ from the coding sequence ATGACCAAACAATTATGGATTATTGTCGCCTCCACCGCCCTTTTGGCTTCCACGCTCACCTGGGCCTTGCATCATTTTATTTACATTGATTCTTATACAGCGCTCCAGCAATCCGATAAAAGCCATCTTGAAAACCAACAAGTCTTGGAGAGGCTGATAAAATCAGATCGGATCCACAGCAATCTTCACTCCAGCGCCCCTACCCATTTTATTGAAGCAGCAAAAATTTCAACGCCGGCTGTGGTGTTTATTGAATGCATTCAAGATGGTCAGGACCTGATGCCCATGGTCAACAAGGGTGTATCCACTGGTTCAGGTGTCATTATTTCTCCAGATGGCTATATCGTTACCAACAACCACGTGATTGAGAAAGCCAAATCCATTCAGATCATGCTCAATGACAACCACGAATACCAGGCCAAGTTGATTGGTACTGATCCAAATACTGACCTCGCCGTACTCAAAATAGAAGCGACCGGGCTGCCCTACTTGCTTTTTGGAAACTCGGATTCTGCACAGATTGGTGAATGGGTCCTTGCCGTAGGGAATCCTTTCAGATTGCAATCCACGGTTACGGCTGGCATCATTTCTGCAAAAGCGAGAAATATAAATATACTCAACAACCAACAATATCGGATAGAGTCATTTATCCAAACAGATGCTGCTGTTAATCCGGGTAATTCCGGAGGCGCTCTCGTCAATTCTGAAGGCGAACTCATCGGAATCAATACTGCCATTATGACTTTCACGGGTCGCTATGAAGGATATTCTTTTTCCATTCCATCAAATCTTGTGCGCAAAGTGGTGTATGATCTACAGGAATTTGGAAACGTTCAACGCGGATTGTTGGGCGTCACCATTGAAAATGTGGACAACCAACGCGCCAAACAATACGGACTTGAACGGATTGCAGGTGTGTACATCTCCAACATTACCAAAGACGGAGCAGCAGATGAGGCCGGATTGAGGCCGGATGATATCATCTTAGAAGTCAATGATAGAATCGTCCATTCGGTGTCCGAACTGCAGGAAATCATAGGTCGATTTAGACCTGGAACCCCTGTAAGTTTGGCTTATTGGAGAAATGGATCAAAATTTTCAACCAAAGCGATTTTAAAAAATCAAATCAATTCTACAGAGCTCATCAGCACACGACGAGATCCGGTGCTGGTAGAATATGGATTTGAACTCAGAGATCTTAGTGAAAAAGAAATTGCCAATATTAAAACGAAAGGCGTGAGGGTCCTTAGCATTTATAGGGAGAGTAAAATTTGGAATACCAATATGATTCCCAATTACATCATCACCCACGTCAATGGACAGAAGGTCAATAGTGTAGATGAACTCATTAAAGCCATGGAAAAATCCAACGATAAAATTTCCTTCGATGGCTTTTATGAAGAGTATCGCGGAAGATACCCTTACAGTTTTAATAAAAACCAGTAG
- a CDS encoding gliding motility-associated C-terminal domain-containing protein, with product MVKSAFLFLVILFFHSDSLSAQDCADAGEDRLVCGYDADLIGSPPGGFWTFNCNDSRQLISLDSMFPGGIRVRVTACGEYSFVYHIDQGNCISTDTIQIQFENRNFRLQETEHTISLNYQSTPCHVSPTDSCGPIRVLNGFIPLTPLWRFSIRGECETYQVKQELFGIDSNSCMVDSISQNILVQRDTARLNWTTSQPPFIELDENNQIVRNDIQRFISIITGGLLEELNQKCPLEKCFSDPNDCLDTLLIDTIRVAIPVHLGGNWYYIDGNNHHKLDFVSLIEIGGEAFILSLPNGPTHYGPEPIIFELYGTDGNQNPVPLNSIQRINLQWREEWVYDTIDYYNYREISDVNCHCQGTTLLGNEIIFPPAPVFACPPVRLIFAPNVDGEIRGQLSYCQGEFTELSGPDGMQKYQWSDGTSEQITLVSTPGSVILLVEDQRACFGSDTVEIVELAQPNLAVTVDKSLLCRGECTLVYLNSDSVNLTIWENRDTLSQIEICPNVTTLYRARSLSPEGCTHDTLIRIQVFASPDPGLGSDQTLNCLVTAIKMDVTRPDTFGNRGFYWEGPGIDFSNKFELNPSLSTPGLYIFTVIDSLSGCMGSDSILISIDTIRPLAYAGEDRLINCVDSTVMLIPDSSDLIQGYYWEWSGLGISLGNKNEIIQSVDRPGLYVLRVQNLQNNCETSDTVEVFINRTPALADVGRERTLPCDSTSITIGGNFSSMGADYKISWSGPGIDSTNRDSIAPKISEPGTYVLHIKHLISLCEATDTVIVREPDSLPKINLFKTSDLNCRSDTVILDASQSTGRNLKFFWAGPNVSDADRNLNRIIVRQAGKYYILIRDTVLNCEILDSILITKEDGQPIISAGLDKAITCDFVSVVLDGSYNIADANANLSWTGPGIHPNNANMRRPVVDQPGEYVFKVEDRVNGCDSYDTVVVSKNLNIPQALLGQDRLLTCRQDTLDITASLLNYKTSYSFEFKGPGISSSQERNIRQIIRVPGTYVTRISTPNPECISTDTMVVTIDTVVHSAGIPNPIWFSCQNRTVTFTVPDFGFFDSISWRDVFDRRMSSNDFGRTVTFEFEGRHSYRVYQKNGCDYTGTLVVQPYATIVLDRIELSHVCGSEPNGSIRIFIKEGVPPIRYSVDGSPKDPNNFYSGLDEGPHIIRIYDQFDCQFDTTVVIRRLLGLPLMYDGLRVTHTICKDTSLNVYDLFKQSNFPYDSAIFEWRNENGEVIGRDSLQNFMTKGNYVAYITNKNGCDSMKIFFTLEQEESGAENKIHLPNVFTPNGDRENDEFKVVFDQDAIFEPNGFSLRIYNRWGKMVFESNDPDEAWDGSYQGQLAPMDSYIVQFIGTLDICGSNRLVELKTTLSLIR from the coding sequence ATGGTAAAATCAGCTTTCTTATTCCTTGTCATTTTATTTTTTCACTCTGATTCCTTGTCCGCACAGGATTGTGCAGATGCTGGCGAGGACAGATTGGTATGTGGTTATGATGCGGATCTGATTGGCAGTCCGCCAGGTGGATTCTGGACTTTTAATTGCAATGATTCCAGACAGCTGATCTCATTGGACAGCATGTTTCCCGGAGGCATCCGAGTACGGGTCACAGCATGTGGCGAATATTCATTTGTCTATCACATTGATCAAGGCAATTGTATCAGTACAGACACCATTCAAATTCAATTTGAAAACCGGAATTTTAGGTTACAGGAGACAGAGCACACAATTTCTTTGAATTATCAATCCACCCCCTGTCATGTCTCTCCGACCGATTCCTGCGGGCCCATCAGGGTTTTGAATGGATTTATTCCGTTGACACCTCTTTGGAGATTTTCAATCAGAGGCGAATGTGAAACATACCAGGTCAAACAAGAACTATTTGGCATTGATTCTAACAGTTGCATGGTGGACAGTATTTCACAAAACATTCTTGTTCAAAGAGATACTGCCAGACTTAACTGGACCACCAGCCAACCTCCATTTATAGAACTCGACGAAAACAACCAAATCGTAAGGAATGACATTCAGAGATTTATCAGTATTATCACTGGTGGATTGTTGGAAGAGTTAAATCAAAAATGTCCTCTGGAAAAATGTTTTTCGGATCCCAATGATTGTCTTGATACCTTGCTGATCGATACGATTCGGGTTGCTATTCCGGTTCACCTTGGAGGAAACTGGTATTATATTGATGGCAACAATCACCATAAGTTGGATTTTGTTTCTTTGATTGAAATCGGAGGCGAAGCGTTTATTTTAAGTCTTCCCAACGGCCCCACTCACTACGGACCTGAGCCTATCATTTTTGAATTGTACGGAACGGATGGCAACCAAAACCCTGTCCCACTGAATTCTATTCAAAGAATTAATTTACAATGGCGAGAGGAATGGGTGTATGATACCATTGACTATTACAATTATCGTGAAATCTCAGATGTAAATTGTCACTGCCAGGGCACCACCCTACTAGGCAATGAAATTATTTTTCCCCCGGCTCCGGTTTTTGCCTGTCCCCCTGTAAGATTGATATTCGCACCCAATGTAGATGGCGAAATACGGGGTCAGCTAAGTTACTGTCAGGGAGAATTTACAGAATTGAGTGGCCCAGATGGAATGCAGAAATACCAGTGGAGTGACGGAACTTCCGAACAAATTACCCTGGTTTCAACTCCAGGATCTGTGATTTTATTGGTAGAGGATCAAAGAGCTTGCTTTGGAAGTGATACTGTGGAAATCGTTGAATTGGCACAGCCAAATCTTGCTGTAACAGTGGATAAATCCTTGCTGTGCAGAGGAGAATGCACTTTGGTTTATTTGAATTCGGATTCCGTAAATTTGACCATTTGGGAAAACAGGGACACCCTCTCACAAATTGAAATCTGCCCCAATGTCACCACTTTGTATAGGGCAAGATCCCTCAGTCCTGAAGGTTGCACGCATGACACTTTGATCCGGATTCAGGTGTTTGCATCTCCTGATCCCGGTTTGGGTTCAGATCAAACCTTAAACTGTCTTGTTACTGCCATTAAAATGGATGTAACACGACCTGACACCTTTGGAAATCGGGGATTTTATTGGGAGGGACCCGGGATTGATTTTTCCAACAAATTTGAATTAAACCCAAGCCTGTCAACTCCAGGACTCTATATATTCACGGTGATCGATTCACTGAGTGGCTGCATGGGTTCTGACAGTATTTTGATTTCCATAGATACCATCAGACCCCTGGCCTATGCGGGAGAAGACAGACTGATCAATTGTGTGGACAGTACAGTAATGTTAATTCCTGACAGCTCGGATTTAATTCAGGGTTACTATTGGGAATGGTCAGGTTTGGGCATCTCATTGGGCAACAAAAATGAAATCATTCAATCTGTTGATCGTCCCGGGCTGTATGTCCTGAGGGTTCAGAATTTACAAAACAACTGCGAAACATCAGACACTGTTGAGGTTTTTATCAACCGCACACCCGCATTGGCTGACGTCGGCAGAGAAAGAACCTTGCCCTGTGATTCGACATCTATCACCATTGGTGGAAATTTTAGCTCAATGGGGGCAGACTACAAAATTAGCTGGTCGGGGCCCGGCATTGACAGTACAAACAGGGACAGCATTGCTCCCAAAATTTCAGAACCCGGAACCTATGTCCTACACATCAAGCATTTGATTTCTCTCTGCGAGGCAACTGATACGGTAATTGTCAGAGAACCTGATAGCCTTCCAAAAATTAATTTGTTTAAAACTTCAGATCTAAATTGCAGATCTGATACTGTAATATTGGATGCAAGCCAATCCACCGGAAGAAACCTAAAATTTTTCTGGGCAGGTCCGAATGTATCGGATGCGGATAGAAATCTCAACAGAATTATCGTCCGCCAGGCAGGAAAATATTACATTCTGATAAGGGATACTGTGCTCAATTGTGAAATCCTGGACTCGATTCTGATTACAAAAGAAGATGGTCAGCCCATTATCAGCGCAGGTCTGGACAAAGCAATCACCTGTGATTTTGTATCGGTGGTATTGGATGGATCTTACAATATTGCGGACGCCAATGCCAATTTGAGCTGGACAGGGCCGGGAATTCATCCCAACAATGCAAACATGCGAAGGCCTGTGGTGGATCAACCCGGTGAATATGTTTTTAAAGTCGAGGATCGTGTCAACGGTTGTGATTCATACGACACCGTTGTAGTTTCCAAGAATCTCAACATTCCACAAGCGCTGCTGGGTCAGGACAGATTGCTTACCTGTCGTCAGGATACCCTAGACATTACAGCTTCTTTGTTGAATTACAAAACAAGTTACAGCTTTGAATTCAAAGGGCCTGGCATTTCATCCAGTCAGGAAAGAAATATCCGCCAAATAATTCGCGTTCCGGGGACGTATGTCACACGCATCAGCACACCCAACCCTGAATGTATTTCTACAGACACGATGGTGGTTACGATCGATACCGTGGTTCACTCCGCCGGAATCCCTAACCCGATCTGGTTTAGTTGCCAAAATCGGACGGTGACTTTTACGGTTCCGGATTTTGGTTTTTTTGATTCCATCTCATGGAGAGATGTTTTCGATCGAAGAATGAGCAGCAATGATTTTGGAAGAACGGTCACTTTTGAATTTGAAGGAAGACATAGTTATCGCGTCTATCAAAAGAACGGTTGTGATTATACAGGTACTCTGGTCGTACAGCCCTACGCCACCATTGTCCTCGATCGCATAGAGCTGAGCCATGTTTGCGGATCAGAACCCAATGGCAGCATCCGTATTTTTATCAAAGAGGGTGTGCCCCCTATCCGTTACAGTGTGGATGGAAGTCCCAAAGACCCCAATAACTTTTACAGTGGCTTGGATGAAGGGCCCCATATTATCAGGATATATGACCAATTTGATTGTCAATTCGACACCACTGTTGTCATTCGAAGATTACTGGGTTTACCCCTGATGTACGATGGGTTGAGAGTGACACATACGATCTGCAAAGACACTTCTCTCAATGTGTATGATTTGTTCAAACAATCTAACTTTCCGTATGATTCTGCCATTTTTGAGTGGAGAAACGAGAACGGGGAGGTCATTGGACGCGATTCACTTCAAAATTTTATGACGAAAGGAAATTACGTCGCCTACATTACCAATAAAAACGGTTGTGACTCGATGAAGATTTTCTTTACTTTGGAACAGGAAGAAAGCGGTGCGGAGAACAAGATTCATTTGCCGAATGTTTTTACACCCAATGGCGATCGAGAAAACGATGAATTTAAAGTAGTTTTTGACCAGGATGCTATTTTTGAACCCAATGGATTCAGTCTGCGAATTTACAATCGTTGGGGCAAGATGGTTTTCGAAAGCAATGATCCGGATGAAGCCTGGGATGGAAGTTATCAAGGCCAGTTGGCTCCGATGGATAGCTACATTGTGCAGTTTATCGGCACACTTGATATTTGCGGTTCAAACAGGTTGGTCGAACTTAAGACAACTTTAAGTTTGATTCGTTAA
- a CDS encoding adenylosuccinate synthase has product MPVDVILGLQWGDEGKGKIVDYLADQYSVVCRFQGGPNAGHTLYIDGIKHVLHTIPSGIFRDKVYNVIGNGVVLDPITLEKEIQSVLPKKQDALDRLLLSRKAHLILPGHRWIDLASENFKGKDKIGSTLRGIGPCYMDKTGRNGLRVGDIDKADFEQLYRKLKQKHLQFIRQFPEVEFDIDVEETRWFDSLDSLRGIQKIDAEYWLHARLNEGENLLAEGAQGTMLDVDFGTYPYVTSSNTITAGVCTGLGISPGNIRRVIGIAKAYCTRVGSGPFPSELEDETGESLRKSGNEFGSTTGRPRRCGWLDLVQLRYACIINGVTDLCITKADVLNDFDTICLAEAYQLNGQWNHELPYDMNDIESVKLYEMKGWKQAIPNVPFHQLPKELIDFTKRIEELAKVSVKYLSTGPGREQLLIR; this is encoded by the coding sequence ATGCCTGTAGATGTAATATTGGGGCTGCAATGGGGGGATGAAGGAAAAGGCAAGATCGTCGATTACCTGGCCGATCAATACAGCGTTGTTTGCAGATTTCAAGGAGGACCAAATGCCGGGCATACCCTGTATATTGATGGTATAAAACATGTGTTGCACACCATTCCTTCGGGAATATTTCGGGACAAAGTTTACAATGTGATAGGCAATGGGGTGGTTTTGGATCCGATTACACTGGAGAAAGAAATCCAATCTGTTTTGCCTAAAAAACAAGATGCTCTGGACCGATTGTTGTTATCCAGAAAAGCACATTTGATCCTTCCCGGACACCGTTGGATTGATCTCGCCTCAGAGAACTTTAAAGGCAAGGACAAAATTGGATCTACGCTGAGAGGAATTGGCCCTTGTTACATGGACAAAACCGGTCGAAATGGTCTGAGGGTGGGCGACATTGACAAAGCTGACTTCGAACAATTGTACAGAAAATTAAAGCAAAAACACTTGCAGTTTATTCGTCAATTTCCCGAAGTTGAATTTGATATTGATGTTGAAGAAACCCGATGGTTTGACAGTCTAGATTCCCTTCGCGGGATTCAAAAAATTGACGCAGAATATTGGTTGCACGCCCGCCTGAACGAAGGAGAAAATTTACTGGCTGAAGGTGCTCAGGGAACCATGCTCGATGTTGATTTTGGGACCTATCCTTATGTCACGAGTTCCAATACCATCACCGCCGGAGTCTGCACCGGATTGGGAATTTCTCCGGGCAATATTCGCCGTGTTATTGGCATTGCCAAAGCCTATTGCACACGGGTTGGATCTGGACCGTTTCCCTCAGAATTGGAAGATGAGACCGGGGAAAGCTTGAGAAAATCCGGAAACGAATTTGGTTCTACCACTGGAAGACCAAGGAGATGTGGTTGGCTTGACCTTGTTCAGCTTCGTTATGCTTGCATCATCAATGGCGTCACAGACCTTTGTATCACCAAAGCAGACGTACTCAATGATTTTGATACAATCTGTTTGGCAGAAGCTTATCAATTAAATGGCCAATGGAACCATGAGTTGCCTTATGATATGAATGACATTGAATCAGTCAAGTTGTATGAAATGAAAGGTTGGAAACAGGCCATTCCAAATGTCCCATTTCATCAATTGCCCAAGGAACTGATTGATTTTACAAAAAGAATCGAAGAGCTTGCGAAAGTAAGTGTTAAATATTTGAGTACCGGGCCTGGTAGAGAACAATTGCTGATACGCTAA
- a CDS encoding acyl-CoA carboxylase subunit beta produces MDLEKNKNEDELLLAIGKLTRELDRIKLGGGIKKQESQRTLGKLTARERIEYLLDKDREFWEIGAFAGYGMYEEDGGCPSAGVVVVIGYIRARMCMVIANDATVKAGAWFPITAKKNLRAQEIAMENRIPLIYLVDSAGVYLPMQDEIFPDKEHFGRIFRNNAILSSKGIPQIAAIMGSCVAGGAYLPIMSDEALIVEGTGSIFLAGPYLVKAAIGEITDNETLGGASTHCEISGVTDYKMKNDHHCLDTIKSLVDKFGDGLNAGFSKTAAVSPERDAQQLLSIFPANNLKPYNMMEVLECIADKDSITLYKEAYGKSIICAYARVGGWAVGIVANDRQVIKSGKGEMQMGGVIYSDSADKATRFILNCNQKKIPLVFFQDVTGFMVGTRSEHGGIIKDGAKMVNAVANSTVPKFTVVVGNSYGAGNYAMCGKAYDPRFIVAWPTAKIAVMGGSQAARVLTQIQVSSLKSKGHAPNPEEEQNLFETISKRYESQTSAYYAASRLWVDAIIDPRETRSWLIMGLEASSKSPIEKFNVGVIQS; encoded by the coding sequence ATGGATTTAGAGAAAAACAAAAACGAAGACGAGCTCTTACTCGCCATCGGCAAATTAACCCGCGAATTGGACAGGATCAAACTGGGTGGAGGGATCAAAAAACAAGAATCACAAAGAACACTTGGCAAATTAACCGCCCGTGAAAGAATTGAATATCTACTCGACAAAGACAGAGAATTCTGGGAGATTGGGGCGTTTGCCGGATATGGTATGTACGAAGAAGATGGAGGATGTCCTTCTGCAGGTGTTGTCGTGGTCATCGGTTATATCCGAGCCAGGATGTGCATGGTCATTGCCAATGATGCGACCGTAAAAGCCGGAGCCTGGTTTCCAATTACCGCTAAAAAAAATCTGCGGGCACAGGAAATTGCCATGGAAAACAGAATTCCCTTGATCTACCTGGTGGACAGTGCGGGAGTATATTTGCCCATGCAGGACGAAATATTTCCTGACAAGGAGCACTTTGGACGAATATTTAGAAACAACGCCATCTTGTCATCCAAAGGAATTCCTCAAATTGCCGCTATCATGGGCAGTTGCGTTGCGGGAGGCGCTTATTTGCCCATTATGTCAGACGAAGCATTGATTGTGGAAGGAACGGGATCTATCTTTTTGGCCGGTCCGTATTTGGTAAAAGCAGCGATAGGTGAAATCACTGACAACGAAACACTGGGTGGTGCTTCTACCCATTGTGAGATTTCCGGTGTCACCGATTATAAAATGAAAAACGACCACCATTGTCTGGACACCATTAAATCCCTGGTGGATAAGTTTGGCGATGGATTAAATGCGGGTTTCAGCAAGACAGCCGCAGTTTCACCCGAAAGAGATGCCCAGCAGCTCCTGAGTATCTTTCCAGCCAATAATCTCAAACCATACAATATGATGGAAGTCCTGGAATGTATTGCAGACAAAGATTCCATCACTTTGTACAAAGAAGCTTATGGCAAAAGCATCATCTGCGCTTACGCAAGGGTAGGTGGCTGGGCGGTAGGCATCGTCGCCAACGACAGACAGGTCATTAAATCGGGAAAAGGAGAAATGCAGATGGGAGGAGTCATTTATTCCGATTCGGCAGACAAAGCTACGCGGTTTATATTGAATTGCAATCAGAAAAAAATCCCATTGGTATTTTTTCAGGATGTCACCGGATTTATGGTAGGTACACGATCAGAACATGGTGGTATCATCAAAGATGGTGCAAAAATGGTCAATGCGGTGGCCAACAGCACAGTCCCCAAATTTACAGTGGTGGTTGGCAACTCTTATGGCGCTGGCAACTACGCCATGTGCGGAAAGGCATACGATCCAAGATTTATCGTTGCATGGCCTACCGCCAAGATTGCTGTGATGGGAGGTAGCCAGGCAGCAAGGGTTTTAACGCAGATCCAGGTATCTTCTTTAAAATCAAAAGGACATGCGCCCAATCCTGAGGAAGAACAAAATTTATTTGAAACAATCAGCAAACGCTATGAAAGTCAGACTTCAGCATATTATGCCGCTTCCAGACTTTGGGTCGATGCCATCATTGATCCAAGAGAAACCCGGAGCTGGCTGATCATGGGATTAGAAGCGTCTTCAAAATCTCCCATTGAAAAATTTAATGTAGGTGTCATTCAAAGTTAA
- a CDS encoding class I SAM-dependent methyltransferase: MKLIDRIHIYLDYWIRSKTIYQLHSPRLFQLVQKSFDHDQYYYAFDLIWQMRYQIVSRGELIPEDEFSISRSQAGQILGRFAHRSVMPLEHLHSLFRVCRFLNPQSILELGTCLGISSLALGLAAPNARVTGIEGNPFFCKEAETLLANLRMTHVKIENKNFDQFLDEYTGPSFDLVFLDGDHQSEATKRYLTKLLPFLTKKTCIILDDIHWSADMSRCWKEICKWPQFHCSLETLRWGLLFTDPGLSSGNYVFCKPSMKPWQKYF; the protein is encoded by the coding sequence ATGAAACTTATTGACAGAATTCACATTTACCTGGATTACTGGATTCGGTCCAAGACCATCTACCAACTGCACTCTCCCAGACTATTTCAACTGGTTCAGAAATCCTTTGATCATGACCAATATTATTATGCTTTTGATTTGATCTGGCAAATGAGATACCAGATCGTTTCCCGTGGAGAACTCATTCCTGAAGACGAATTTTCAATTTCCAGGTCACAGGCCGGTCAAATTTTGGGGAGGTTTGCCCACCGCTCTGTGATGCCTTTAGAGCATTTGCACAGCCTGTTCCGAGTGTGCCGGTTTCTAAATCCCCAATCCATTCTGGAATTGGGCACTTGTCTCGGTATCAGCAGCCTGGCCCTTGGTCTGGCCGCTCCCAATGCACGGGTAACCGGAATTGAGGGAAACCCATTTTTCTGTAAGGAAGCTGAAACCCTTTTGGCTAATTTGAGGATGACTCATGTTAAAATTGAAAACAAAAATTTTGACCAATTCCTGGACGAATATACGGGGCCTTCATTTGATCTGGTTTTTCTGGATGGGGATCATCAAAGCGAAGCGACCAAGAGGTATTTGACCAAATTACTACCCTTCCTGACAAAGAAAACTTGTATTATTCTGGACGACATTCATTGGTCAGCTGACATGTCTCGTTGTTGGAAGGAAATTTGCAAGTGGCCGCAATTCCATTGCAGCCTGGAGACCCTGCGATGGGGTCTGTTGTTTACAGATCCAGGACTCAGTTCTGGAAACTATGTTTTTTGCAAACCATCTATGAAACCCTGGCAGAAATACTTCTGA
- a CDS encoding MOSC domain-containing protein — protein MSAGLEKIMIYPLKSGPGYAVDETVVVETGFEYDRKWMLVNQQHQFITQREKPILNTLEIKLIPDGFCLYHPKHPDDFAVLSKDFKSDHSIFVKIWESEFYTEMGDQKVSDWFSELLNEKVILAQLKPRARIKQSNYWPDSFPISFTDGYPVHLINLESVRDLSKRCGEKIHPSQFRPNLMVDGLEAYQEDQLKKVAIGFQTFSVIKKCERCIMSTLPPQSAEFRKNPLKTLSQFRRQENAVSFGIYLIPDAISDTTKQRIHIKDKIKLEF, from the coding sequence ATGTCGGCTGGTTTAGAAAAAATAATGATATATCCTTTGAAGTCGGGGCCCGGATATGCTGTAGACGAAACGGTTGTTGTAGAAACTGGATTTGAATATGACAGAAAGTGGATGTTGGTGAATCAACAACATCAATTTATTACCCAACGCGAAAAACCCATCTTAAATACACTTGAAATAAAACTTATTCCTGATGGTTTTTGCTTATACCATCCCAAACACCCGGATGATTTTGCAGTACTCAGCAAAGATTTCAAAAGCGATCATTCTATATTTGTCAAAATATGGGAGTCTGAATTTTATACTGAGATGGGTGATCAAAAAGTTTCTGATTGGTTTTCAGAATTACTAAACGAAAAAGTGATTTTAGCACAGTTGAAACCGAGAGCCAGAATCAAGCAAAGCAATTATTGGCCAGACAGTTTTCCAATCAGTTTTACAGATGGTTATCCAGTTCATTTGATTAATCTGGAATCGGTCAGGGATTTGTCAAAAAGGTGTGGAGAAAAAATCCATCCGTCTCAGTTCAGACCCAATCTGATGGTTGATGGATTGGAAGCCTATCAGGAAGATCAATTAAAAAAAGTTGCGATTGGATTTCAAACATTTAGTGTGATCAAGAAATGTGAGCGTTGCATTATGAGTACTTTACCACCTCAATCTGCTGAGTTTAGAAAAAATCCTTTAAAAACATTGTCTCAATTTCGGCGCCAAGAAAATGCTGTAAGTTTTGGAATCTATCTCATTCCTGATGCAATAAGTGATACAACAAAACAGCGCATCCATATAAAGGATAAAATTAAATTGGAGTTTTAA